The Mytilus edulis chromosome 5, xbMytEdul2.2, whole genome shotgun sequence genomic interval ACTATTTTGATCAGGAAACCCTTGTCCTCCATTTTGATCAGGAAACCCTTGTCCACCATTTTGATCAGGAAACCCTTGTCCTCCGTTTTGATCAGGAAACCCTTGTCCTCCATTTGCATCAGGAAACCCTTGTCCTCTATTTTGATcaggaaacccttgttttccgTTTTGATCAGGAAACCCTTGTCCTCCATTTTGATCAGGAAACCCTTGTCCTCCATTTTGATCTGGAAACCCTTGTCCTCCATTTTTATTAGGAAACCCTTGTCCTCCATTTTGATCAGGAAACCCTTGTCCTCCATTTTGATCTGGAAACTCTTGTCCTTCATTTTTATTAGGAAACCCTTGTCCTCCATTTTCATCAGGAAACCCTTGTCCTCCATTTTGATCAGGAAACCCTTGTCCTCCATTTTGATCTGGAAACTGTTGTCCTCCGTTTTGACCAGGAAACTGTTGTCCTCCATTTTGATCAGGTAACCCTTGTCCTCCGTTTTGATCAGGGAACTGTTGTCCTCCGTTTTGATAAGAAAAATGTTGGTCACCATTTTGGTCAGGAAACTGTTGACCACCATTTTGATCAGGAAACTGTTGACCACCATTTTGATCAGGAAACTGTTGAGCACCATTTTGATCAGGAATCTGTTGACCTTGACCTCCATTTTGATCAGAAAACTGTTGACCACCATTTTGATCAGGTAATTGTTGACCAtctatgtaataaaaaaaaaaaaaatttataggtgttttttctgtttttagggaGAGATTGTTATCCTCGTGTATTGTGTTTTGGATCTACTAACATAATTTCACAATGTTCCTTTTATATGTTTGAACAATAACATAGACATACCtgataatgaacgaaaaacaaatatgttacgcagcaacaaacggcaaccacagaattacaggctcctgatttgagAAATTTAGTtatagaatgtggcgggattaaacgtttCAAGGCGCCAACCCTCCCTTAACAGTGGAATAACATCTTACATAAGAACAGACTTTAAAAATCGGTCGAAAAAGACTGAACTTGATCGTCAGATTAAACAAAACCATAGAGTAGTCGCAGTTACTGGCAGTTAGTTTAAACCAACTATGTTTACTGTTGATTTTACTGCAAAAACAATCTATCAGTTTTGACAAATCTATTGGACATTTTTATTAGGAAACCCTTGTCCTCCATTTTGATTAGGAAACCCTTGTCCTCCATTTTGATCTGGAAACTCTTGTCCTTCATTTTAATTAGGAAACCCTTGTCCTCCATTTTCATCAGGAAACCCTTGTCCTCCATTTTGATCAGGAAACCCTTGTCCTCCATTTTGATCTGGAAACTGTTGTCCTCCGTTTTGACCAGGAAACTGTTGTCCTCCATTTTGATCAGGTAACCCTTGTCCTCCGTTTTGATCAGGGAACTGTTGTCCTCCGTTTTGATAAGAAAAATGTTGGTCACCATTTTGGTCAGGAAACTGTTGACCACCATTTTGATCAGGAAACTGTTGACCACCATTTTGATCAGGAATGATATCATCGTAGAACGATGGGTACTAACGCAATTAACCAGACTATGTGTTCAATACTAATGTTGACGTCATAACACTAAATCTTGCTAATTGGTCGTTCTGATTTTACAAGATAGTTTTGTGTTCAAACAATATCCTTAATGGAATCGTTCAGTGTtaagtttcaaatatttcaatcatattcaggacgagaaaaaACGCAAATTTGCTACCTTTTCTTGGTTTTAACTGAGTTTTACAACAGTTACTACCATAGATTTGAGAAAAACGATGTTCTGACTCTGTATTTGAGTACAACGATGTCATATTGTTCTGACTTTTGTACTTGAGTACAACGATGTCATACTGTTCTGACTTTGTACTTGAGTACAACGATATCATACTGTTCTTACTCTGTATTTGAGTACAACGATGTCATTCTGTTCTTACTCTGTATTTGAGTACAACGATGTCATTCTGTTCTGACTTTGTAATTTGGTACAACATGGTATTATAAAGGAAAGCTTCTCAaactttaaaacaatataaaatcagGAAGACGTGATAAATATGGTTgcaaacgagacaactctccaacagtACTATAGTTTACCGTACGGTCATTAACAATGATGGAAACCTATACTGCATGGTAACCTATAAAATACCACGAAAAGACTACAAACAAGTTAACGAAGATAAATGTACAAACCATTaacgaaaaaaaaagatatattatgAGTACAGCAACAAACGACGACAATTGAATTAttggctcctgacttgagactgACACTTAGAATGTAGCGGAGTTTACATTTTTGCCGCCTTCAAACTATACCCCTTTACTTTTGAAAGTGGTATAAGAATACAACAGAAGAAACAAATGATGAAAAACGTGTATTTAAGACTAAGATaccaatcagtacacatccaaaatTTTTTAACGGATTTAGTATAACGACGACATTGATAGTTGGAGAAAAAATGACGAGCAATTTGATTTTTAGAATATCAGTAACTGACTAATGATAGGACTGTGCATGTAACAATAatacttaattttgttttaatttattgataacaaattcaatgtttatacatgtaccaataaAAAAATCCAAGATAACGCAGTGTTGAACTGGTAAGCCTTTAAAGTTAGTGTATTCAAAGAAGTGATAAGTTTACACGGATCGTATCAATATTTACGGACTCGGTAAATGATATCATCGTAGAACGACTTGTACTGTCCCGTTTGTAATAAGCAATTTACATGTACATCCAGAATTTAGTACCaaatttttgtatctataaaaaaaCTAAGTAACGGTTTATGGTATTTTTGGTAACAAACTACAAtgtaaacaccgtatgatggtaCCAAAGGAGAATTCCCGTCCcaaaatagaaaattaacaattttaagaaCGAATAATTGTCCCTTTTTTTTGTAGAATTTCCAAAGTTTTTGGCCTAATCTGACGGTGAAAATCTAAAAGAAAACGTGTTGTACTCTAACGAAATAACGAAGTGCACTACCAATAACGAAGGGTAACATCCAACAAGCAGCATTTGAACTGTATACCTGCCGGAGCACTTCAATTCATCCCGGTTGGGCTCGTGTTACTCAGTCTTCAGttttatatgtatcttgttttgtAAACTTGTTCGTTTTGTCATTGTTGATTTTCCCCTTTTGAATGGGTTAACACTAGTTATtattgaggccctttatagcttgctgttcggtgtgagtcaaggctccgtgttgaagaccgcacCTTCacttataattgtttacttttactcattggcactcataccatatcttctcatATATCTATTATAAAGTCTTCTTccacaatacaatatataaaacaatacaaattgaaTGTGAACATGCTTTATATGATATAAAGTAAAACAACATAAATATTACTATACAATACCAAACAATACTGAAAAAAGTAAGGGGATGAAGAAAGACCGACATTTTGATATTAAGTATGATTGATTTGAACTCTCAAAGTGATGTAAAGGCATGCATGCTATAAATAATCATTATTAAAAATTCGAACTAAAAGTcttcgacaaaaaaaaaaaaaaagatttattttctcaactttgtgaatatttttttaaatcttagatAACCGAAAAATAGACTTCTTCAGGTTCAAGATAATTTGAGAAGACATTATCGATTCTTACCTGAAACTGAAACGCAAAACCATGCTATTAAAAGGAGACAAATAGCCTGCATCCTTAGGGTTTAAGAGATTTCACTGtgtaatttttattgtatttaatctCACAAGTCCGATTGATACTTtcgttgtttatatttatatttaatgtataaaaGATGACAACTACGTTGTATCATGACAGTAAATGAACAGGCTGACAACCTCTTGATCACCGGACCTTACCTAGGATAAAAATAATCATTTGTAACAAAAGTCACATTATTTTTACAGCGACACTCATCTGCACCATGACGACCATGCTCATCATTCTCAGATTGTATTACATCAAAGTTGACTTATTtagaatataattttaaaatagttgaagtgtttttttacaatatttagcgCTTTAAAGTATGACAATCATCGAAACGTCAAACATGAACGTAACATCATCTAAAATACATATTAAACCATTCCTAACCCTTGTCCAACATTTTGATCAGGGAACCTTTGGCCTCCATTTTGATCAGGGAACTGTTGTCCTCCGTTTTGATCAGGGAACTGTTGTCTACCATTTTGATTAGGAAACTGTTGTCCTCCGTTTTGATCAGGAAACTGTTGACCACCATTTTGATCAGGAAACTGTTGACCTTGACCACCATTTTGATCAGGAAACTGTTGACCACCCCTTTGATCTGGAAACTGTTGACCTCCATTTTGATCAGATAACTGTTGGTCACCATTTTGGTCAGGAAACTGTTGACCACCATTTGATCAGGAAACTGTTGACCTTGACCGCCATTTTGATCAGGAAACTGTTGTCCTCCGTTTTGATCAGGAAACTGTTGACCACCATTTTGATCAGGAAACTGTTGACCTTGACCACCATTTTGATCAGGAAACTGTTGACCACCACTTTGATCTGGAAACTGTTGACCTCCATTTTGATCAGATAACTGTTGGTCACCATTTTGGTCAGGAAACTGTTGACCACCATTTTGATCAGGAAACTGTTGACCTTGACCGCCATTTTGATCAGGAAATTGTTGACCACCATTTTGATCAGGAAACTGTTGACAACCTCTTGATCACCGGACCTTACCTAGGATAAAAATAATCATTTGTAACAATTATTTTTACAGCGACACTCATCTGCACTATGACGACCATGCTCACCATTCTTAGATTGTATTCTATCAAAGTGGACTAATTcagaatataattttaaaatagttgaagtgttttttttacaatatatggGGTTTTAAAGTATGACAATCATCGAAACGGCAAACATGATCGTAACATCATCTAAAATACATATTAAACTATTCCTAACATGTACATCATTATCATCTTGTGTTTATCTAAGTGAACTCATTTAGAATACATAAATAattgcattaaaaaaataaaaccaagtaGCAAGTATATCTTTGATGgcacaataaaaataaagaaatatttgtttgtaaaattggTATTGATTTAAATCAGGTAAATTTTAACACTTGTCAATCATGATTCAAGTATAAATTAATTCCTAGATACCTTTTGATTTATTTGTGTCCTTGTGATACCTTTTGAATGACGTATACCCCAAATCCTCTTTGATTAAAATCATAGGATTCATATGTTTAAAAATTCATCTGTTTACAATATTTGATACAAGCAAATTCAAGTACAGCATGAAGGTCAGTATCAGGACATTATCCGTTGTCATAATttcttattaatatttaaaaataataacttttgaaaaatCATGTGAATGAGTAAATATGGTTTAACCAcgatttttacaaaataaaactaaaCCGTCAGCATATTAATAAAAATGGAAGGTACATCTTCTACAGTAACTGAACATGCATTGAAAAACTCATGACACACAGGATATGTTCAGCACGATTCTTTGGTCACTAACCAAGCAgcatcaataattaaaaatacaacTTATAATTGGCACAGTAAGGCTAGTTTACCAATTAGAATTTGTATGTTGTTCTAGAATATATTTCACAATCATGATCAAATATTATATGTCATTTGTTGTGTTGTTCCCTCACTTATTAGGAGAATGTTTAACCCCGATACATTCTCTATGTTCCTATCGATAGTCATGAATTCAGAGTGAGTACAGGTGCGCCGGATGGGTAGGTGGTTTCTGCTCCTCTATGGGTATTACTTCAGAACtcaatgcttctttttgtaaatgtattggggtgtaaaagcgttgtcacaagtacattttgtatgaagcacgaAAGCGCTCTATtctaaaatgtgcgcacggtcaatgCTTTCACAACCCTATAGAAGAAAAATGACCTTTGAAGgagttgtttatttaattttattatgtctttctgattgtaatttaattttggatgcaacgcgtcttctgattggctgacgttattttgttatcagcccatagccATAATTTAGACATGTGACCGAGACGTCATCAaggttttttcattgttttctacggtttaaaatagaatttagaattaaattataaaaaatgactgtaatattttttctgtctattcgaaataacataaaaaaaacgtggtgcacactgtaaaataacccgctacgcgagttattcagtgtgcaccaatttttctatgttatttcttcatagttCCGGTTAATATTATACatctttggctttcaaatattccgCTTAAAACCGGTTCTTGTTAATGGTCTAAGATAATCGCTTCTGACTCTGCACTTTGCAATCTGTCTTTAAGGTCGTAGCACCAATATTGATAGCTGTATCATCATCGTGCCCATGAACACTTTAAATGTCAGACACCATTTACTGTAATCAAACGTATTTAACTTCAGAGATACCAGTAAGTGATGTATATAAccttaaaaaaattgtcataatTTTGAAAAGTTCACCTCCAACATTTATAATGTTAATAGCTACATAGAATAACCTTGATCATTGCCAACAAAAGCATCAAGTAGACTAACAATGGCTTCTAaactttgtgttgcattttatgttattttgatattGTCAGCATTTGTGCAGTCATTACCAATGGCAGGTTAGTTACTGATTTATAAGACACATATTCGTTTTTACATAATGAAATCCTATTTTTTAcgatttcatttttgattttttttcattactaTATACgagtatcaatattttgaaacatgTTAATCtgacaaaacatttatttattactttcatttttcattatataataagtcttttttttttattttcacaagtGCATTGATAATTTCTAAATCCTACTGAATcgacaatataaatataatttctttttatattgtagtACATGTTCATGCTACTTATATGACTGTATTGAAATATGCGAAATTATTGggaaaattcaattttgtaacccCCTCCTATCCCTTTCttactaaaaagaaaaaaatacatcaattcCTGTAATTTTATAAAACGATTTCTTCCATAACAAAATTTCCTTGTCTAGGCAACAATATGAATTGGagagtttttattaaatttggtcattttttttctaaCCTGATAGCCGTTAGCCATACTAGCGTCGTCAAGCTATCACGAGTGTACTCGATTTAGTATAATCATGacaattgttttgtttataatataatgCAACGTGGAGACTTTCTCATCTATCTTTCCTATATCTTTacatttctttataaaatatatagcTCATGAAAAGTTTTTCTTTACATCAATGAAAACCCCTCTTTAGATTGGTCAATTGTTGATTCCAAAATGAACTAGTTTTGTGCTTGAGCCGATATTCCATGTTGACATTTCCTAGAATTTTAAAAACTATAGTGAGcgggaatagttatcaaaggtaccaggattataatctaacGCGtgtgatacggtgctttttgtccgcaatttgctCTTTGTCCGCTTTTGATTTTTGTTCGACACTTTTCCtctttgtccgttgctttttgtccgttttgctttttgtccgagaattttgctttttgtccgacacttttgttttttgtccgttgttttttgtccgataattttgtttttgtccgaaacttttgctttttgtccgctgattttgctttatgtccgatatataaatgtgtatattttttgcAGGTTTCATTTTGAACATCAAAGCACCatgccattttttatttttacaaaaggAAACATACATAAGTGATTGCGCATAATTATTGTCAACAGAGGCAGAAATTTTTAGTGGTATCGtgcatatttatgattttttgcgTTTTGTGTTTAATAGTGTGTAAGAAGTATTCCATAGCTCAAATTTCAAATTATGCATAtatatggaacgccatagctgtcttttgtgtcttttgttttattataataagGTGGGTTTTTATTATACGAAGgtgttttctattatacgaaggtgcttttctattatacgaaggtggttttctattatacgaaggagGTTTTCTAttatacatcattggctttcaaatattccgCTTTAAACCGGTTCTTGTTAATGGTCTAAGATAATCGCTTCTGACTCTGCACTTTGCAAACTGTCTTCTTTAAGGTCGTAGTACCAATATTGATAGCTGTATCATCATCGTGTCCATGTACACTTTAAATGTCAGACACCATTTACTGTAATCAAACGTATTTAACTTGAGAGATACTAGTAAGTGATGTTTATAACCTTCGAAAAATTgtcatcattttgaaaatttcacctCCAACATTTATAATGATAATAGCTACATAGTATAACCTTTTCCTCAGTGTCATCAACTAGAATATTGTACCTCGAACAAGAGATCATTGTCAATAAAAGCATCAAGTAGACTAACAATGGCTTCTAaactttgtgttgcattttatgttattttgatattGGCAGCATTTGTGCAGTCATTACCAATGGCAGGTTAGTTACTGATTTATAAGTCACATATTCGTTTTTACATAAGGAAATCCAATTTTTTACgatttaattttttgattttttttcgttaCTATATACgagtatcaatattttgaaacatgTTAATCtgacaaaacatttatttattactttcatttttcattatataataagtctttttttttaatttcacaagtGCATTGATAATTTCTAAATCCTACTGAATcgacaatataaatataatttctttttatattgtagtACATGTTCATGCTACTTATATGACTGTATTGAAATATGCGAAATTATTGGGAAGATTCAATTTTGTTACTCCTCCTATCCTTTTCCTActaaaaagaaggaaaaaaacccCACCAATTCctgtaattttataaaaagattccTCCATAACAAAATTTCCTTGTCTAGGCAACAATATGAATTGGagagtttttattaaatttggtcatttttttctttcctgATAACCGTTAGCCATACTAGCGTCGTCAAGCTATCACGAGTGTACTCGATTTAGTATAATCATgacaattgttttgtttatttaaggaatgactgtaatattttttctgtctattcgaaattacataaaaaatgtggtgcacactgaataacgcgcgtagcgggttatttaacagtgtgcaccacattttttatgttatttcgaatagacagatttttttttacaataatgtcttataatttaattttaaattccattttaaaccgtagaaaaccatgaaaaaacgttgatgacgtcacggtcacatgactaaattatgtctatgggttcataacaaaataacgtcagccaatcagaagacgcgttacatccaaaattaagttataatataatgtaaaaaaatatagtgagcgggaatagttatcaaaggtaccaggattataatctaacTCTTGTTTAGTCTTCATAAGTCTtatcagtaacgctcagatcagaatagttataaagccaattAAGAACAAAGTTAAAGCGCATTGAGGacataaaattccaaaaagagTTGTGCAAAATActgcttaggtaatctatgcatgggatatgaaaatccttagtttttcgaaaaattcaaaatttcgtaAAGGAACTAAAATGACTTTTGGAAGGTAgaatcatattttttaaattttaattttttattgaaatctgtacattgaataccggtaccttatcccggcctcgttaatgTTAGCAATagatcatgtaaatatatatgtgtaaGTACTTGTTAgttcattttacaaaacattatatCAGCTTtagttactataaaaaaaaattaacataataaatgttaaaaaaaggaGCACAAATAAATGTATGATAATATTAGAATAATTGTTTTAACTAGCACacagatatatgttttttttaaatggaaatgttGAGGAAAATAagtgaaattaacaaaaattaaaacaataaaaaaataaataaaaaattagtacataaaaaaagaaattgaaataataaataaatataatgttctGATAATAATTTTTGATGTTAGTTCATAAATTAACattctattatgttttttttacatatgaattATAATAGGACTTTAATTACAATCGAACAAATGAGTAAAATGAATCCACAATTTTGAAACTCTCAAGTTTATTGTTTCTTACTGTTATACACTTTGTTaaattataaagatatttttggtattttcttcACAGAATGAATTGATAAAACCTTCTGGAAATATCTTCtaatatacatatattgtttaagaCACAGAAAAATCAGGTTTGAAATTTCACCCTTGTATACATGTGAGACATCACCAAACAAAAAACTCTTTTTGAGATACTTATACCATTTGATAAAAACcatatatcaatttattttaataaattctaGACATTTTCACAATTCCATAGTACATGTTCTATAGTTTCAATTTCTTCCTTacaaaattttacacaaaaatttgTCTGTAGCTAATATTCTATGATTTAAACCAAACTGTAACCAttgtatttttgtgttattaGTAACTGCAAAAAGAAGTATGAAAATTTCCCTGCATTCTAATTCGTTAAGTACCAAAATTTCATTTCACTTTTTCTGCATATTAGGAACCACTTTAGGTATTAACATCCAATATATATCTTTagctactttttttctttttaaaatggtttgaaCCAAAGAGGGAATACAAGGTTCTGCGAGCTTATTTTCTCCCCTTGAATACAGCTTCTTAGTCTGATCTAATGCTAAAATGATTCTATTATACATCATTATATTCCCAGAATTTTTCTGGAATAATATTTCTCTACTgtattttttacttccaatcctTACTACttgagtttttgtaaaatttattcttAGTCCAGAAAATTTTGCATACCAATCTATCTCTAATAAAACTTCTTCCATAGATTCTTCACTTCCATCCAAAATcaatgaagtgtcatctgcaaacTGAGGTAGTTTATGTTCTAAAGATAATACCCTGTATTTTCATATAACCTCTAACCTTTATTGCCAAAATCTCTGTACATAATATGAAAAGGTACGGTGATAGTGGTCCCCCCTGTCTACAGCCTAGAATAATAGAATAGAaggtaaaataattaatttaaaactGAGAAAAGTCAAATTGGACCGGAAAATTTCAACTTGGACGAGAAATAgtaaatgacaaaatgaaaatgaGATTTGTTTAAAACAGTATGTATTTATACCAGTctttttactgtttacaaaactttgatttttgttttaaatactaaggcttttctacgagcgtcactgatgagtcttttgtagatgaaaagcgcgtctggcgtatacacacAATTCTGATATCTAAGAAGAATAAGTATGATAATAAGAAGAgtaaaaagaagaagaatatttattaaatccatatctatgatgagtttatttgtatttgCAAGTTTAAGTTTGTTTCTCTCTTTTTACACACCagttctgtgttgacatgaactaaaattgatattataataCTTACAGATTAATTCTGTAAactactttgaatttttcaaaaacaccCGATGAAGTTCTATCCCAGGAAGAGAATAATTTACGTatagctgtgtttggcaaaacctttcggcatttacaaatttgattaaaaaaaaacattttggggTAAAATTCATATGAAATTCATCAAAAAAATTCACAATCTGCGTTCACATGAAATTCATGTGATAAATTTCAGGTGAGTTTCATATTCAAGCTCGTTTTAGGTGAATTTCAGTGGAGCTTAATTTGTCTATGAATGAATTAACATGTTCGTGTTTGGgtattattgaaatattatacTGTAATTGCAGATAAGATCAAAAGAGGAGGTTTATCGACTGTTGAACTGAATAAAAAGAGCGCAACAAACTTTTTGCATAGAGAACGCCGAGATTTCTTTACAGAATGGAATTCAAATGAATTTGATGAACAAGAAGAGAATGTTGATCCGGAAGAATGGAATTTATTTGAATGGAAGAAGTGAACActataaagaaatatgaaatttaattaaatatgccTATAATATTATAGTATACATTTATTAATTGCCGCTACTTGTGTAAAAGATATTTAAACACAGGCAATCTGCGAATACAAAGTTTACATCGTTCTCACGGTGGCCACATTACCACTTATACAGTTATTTTAAAACTGTCTTAGCGATATTTGCCATATGAGCTAGAGGTTTGGCTAGtcataaaaccaagttcaacccaccgTGTTTTCTtataatgtcctgtaccaagtcaggaatatggtagtttttatcaaatattccGTTTATATGTATGTTGACGGTTTGTTTTTGCTGCacttagtgtttctgttgttccttttttcctctcttatagttgatgtgttttcctcggttaaATTAatatgtaacccggatttgtttaaATACATCATGGTTGATGGCAAACTGGCAGACCGTTAtta includes:
- the LOC139525271 gene encoding calcium-binding protein P-like produces the protein MANGYQFPDQNGGQQFPDQNGGQGQQFPDQNGGQQFPDQNGDQQLSDQNGGQQFPDQSGGQQFPDQNGGQGQQFPDQNGGQQFPDQNGGQQFPDQNGGQGQQFPDQMVVNSFLTKMVTNSYLIKMEVNSFQIKGVVNSFLIKMVVKVNSFLIKMVVNSFLIKTEDNSFLIKMVDNSSLIKTEDNSSLIKMEAKGSLIKMLDKG